The sequence GCCACCATCTTCTTCTTAACGCCCTACCGTGGTCTGCTCACGTGCTACCAAACAAGAACTCCCATGCAAATCTCCCTATAAATACGTGCATTTCTCCTCCTTCAGAACTCACCATTTTTCAAGTAACGAAAACCTTATACACAAGCCAAGCAAAGCTAACTATTTCATGGCAAATCAATCCAAGATCGCCATTATCGGAGGCGGCATCAGCGGAATCGCCGCAGCGAAGCAGCTCCGGAAACACAACCCTGTGGTGTTTGAAGCCACCGACTGCATCGGTGGCGTTTGGAAGCACTGCGCTTTCCGTACCACAAAGCTGCAGACACCTCGGTGTGACTACGAGTTCTCGGATTTTCCGTGGGCTGAAAGGGATAACTCCAGTTTCCCTTCCAATATAGAGATATTGGAGTATGTGCATCAATATGCAACGCATTTTGATGTGATGAAATTCGTGGAATTCAACTCGAAGGTGGTCGAGATTCGCTTCATCGGTGACCGTCAGAAGTCGGATGAATACGGGAGTTTGCTGTCTGGTCAGCCAGTTTGGGAAGTCGGAGTCCAAACAAGCGGGTCGGAGACGATTCAGGTTGGCGAATTTTTTGGGTTTTGTTAGTTTGTTTCATTGAAATTTCTTGGCTTTCAATGAAGCAAGTATTATTGTGACAATATGTTTAATTATCCAATCGTCAGTCAAAACATAAtcagatttttaatttttagtttgaAATCCAATTTTAGCAAACTTAGTCTCATTTGatgcttaaaaaaaatttatttcaagttCGAGTCCGATTTGTTTAAGAGGTCGAAGTTGaaagaaattaatttatataattggtAGCTTTATGTAGAGAACCTGCATGCATGTAAACCTCTTACGTCCCAAAATTAACGTTTATATATNNNNNNNNNNNNNNNNNNNNNNNNNNatgaaataaataatatctAAAACCATATATTTATTTCCATTTTTAGTGGCATACGTTCGAGTGTGTGGTGATATGCGCTGGGAAATATGGCGATATCCCAATGATACCCAAATTTCCAAATAACAGAGGGCCTGAGGTATACAAAGGGAAAGTGCTGCACACGCTAGACTACTGCAAAATGAACCAAGAGGAAACAACAAAGTTGCTCAAAGGGAAGAAAGTTGTAATATTTGGATTCAAGAAATCTGCCATTGATTTGGCATATGAATGTGCTCTAGAAAATCAAGGTAAAATTTCATANAAATTTAATCATGTAACTTTCAAAGCAAAGTATTTTAAATGGTTCTGCGTTAACCTTGAATAAATCTAATCCAactattaatatatatattttctcggCTTCTCAAGTTAATTTTCTTGATAGCGTGGTTGACAGATAAGTCAACTTTCCAATATAGTTGTTAAACTCGCAACCTTCTTGTAAGcaatattattattcaataaattattCAGTCATGTAATGTTCggtcgatttaaaattagtttaaacTTTGAATAAAAATTCGTCCATCTATTATAAAATTCAAGAAAGTCCATCACATGTGAACCAAATTAAACAATGTTAAACTTTGGCCTTTTATAGAATATATGTATGTCACTGCTATGGAACTAGAATAATACAGAATGATGCACccactttatttatttattccaaTCTTTTCTTAAATGTATATTTATCATTACCTCTATAATTAATATGGAAATTGAATGGTCAGGCGTGGAGTGCTGATATCACCACGTAAGCACTCTAGTAAAGTACAactaaatacaaaaaaaattgcaaCTTACAAGATGAGATCAAAATTTGACTACATAAATTATCAAAATCCAAAACACAACAACTTAGTCGATGATTTCAACTATTTTCCCGATTTAACGATATTGATATGGTTTCGTGTATGTTAATATACAGGACCAGAAGGTCAAACTTGTACCATGGTTATAAGGACTCTGCGGTGGACAGTTCCACACTACTCAGTATGGGGTTTACCGTTTTCCATGTTCTATTCCACAAGGGCTGCCCAGTTCCTCCAGGAAAGACCCAATCAAGGCTTCTTTAGGTCCCTTATTTGTACCGCACTCTCTCCTATGGTAACCTTCTACATATAATGTTTTTGCCAAATTTTAGAACTGTTCTTGTGGAGGGGGAGcttaactttttcttttttcatggtTTTCATAGAGAAAAATGGTGTCAAAGATTATTGAATCATACTTGACATGGACTCTTCCGTTGGAGAAATATGGGTTGAAACCCGATCATCCTTTCGAGGAAGATTATGCGTCGTGCCAAATGCCTATCTTGCCGGAAAATTTCTTCTGTGAGGCAGAAAAAGGAAAGATTGACTTCAAAAGAGCTTCGAAGTGGGGTTTTTATGAAGGGGGAGTCGAGCTCGACGATGGCAGCAGACTGGAGGCGGACGTGGTGGTTCTTGCAACGGGTTTCGATGGAAAGCAGAAGCTCAACGCCATGATCCCTGATCCATTCCGAAGTTTGCTTGAGTTTCCTTCTGGCATGATGCCCTTATACAAGTACTACACATTCTCTATTACATTAAAGTATTATAAAGCAATCTTTTTTCCGTTTATTCGACCCTCATGATCAACTCGAACTTCGTTACGTTGTTAGGGGAACGATTAATCCGCTTATCCCTAACATGGCGTTTGTCGGTTACATCGAGAGCGTCTCCAATCTCCACACGGCCGAAATACGCTGCAAATGGCTATCAAGGCTCGTAGATGACCAATTCAAACTCCCGAGTGTCGAAAAAATGCTCGGGGACACGATGGAGGAGATCGATATCATGAAGAGGACAACAAGATTCTACAAAAGAAGCTGTATCTCTACTTTCAGCATCAACCATACAGATGAGATTTGTGAAGAAATGGGATGGAAACCATGGAGGAAAAGCAACTGGATTGCTGAGGCTTTTAGCCCTTACAACAGCCTAGACTATGCAGAAAAGGAAGACTAAAGAATCTCATGGAAATCATTCAcgcaaaattaatatttgttgtATTATTTATTCCTTTTTATTAAGCAATAAATGGTAGGCAATTCTTGTAATAGGTTGATAATAAACACAATTGTatggaaaattaaataaatttttaaatgaaaattaataaaatattggaGTGTTCACTACCAGCCTTCGATCTTTTTATCATGCAAAggttatatatgtaatttttatatgtttatcaCATCTTATAGATAAGTCTCATATCATCGGTTCTCTCATGAATGTGCACGGTACATGTCAAAACTTATATACATAGATTGTATGTATTGGGTATTGGGCCATAAGTGTAGTAGCGATTGGACCAAAATTACGAGATTTCATTAGCAAGGTTTGGGCCACATTAATTACTCGACGGACTGATAAATATTAACCACTCAAAACTTATATCGAGATTGGTGAAATTAGAATCATCTTccgaaataattaaaataaactttttctcGGTACACATAATTTCTTttctcaataataataataataataataataataataataataataataataataataatgtcatATTAATAcaactaataaaaataaattatgagtATAAGTTaaacaaagaaatatatattttaatataaaaaatgcaaagaattaaaata comes from Primulina huaijiensis isolate GDHJ02 chromosome 2, ASM1229523v2, whole genome shotgun sequence and encodes:
- the LOC140961416 gene encoding probable flavin-containing monooxygenase 1; translated protein: MANQSKIAIIGGGISGIAAAKQLRKHNPVVFEATDCIGGVWKHCAFRTTKLQTPRCDYEFSDFPWAERDNSSFPSNIEILEYVHQYATHFDVMKFVEFNSKVVEIRFIGDRQKSDEYGSLLSGQPVWEVGVQTSGSETIQWHTFECVVICAGKYGDIPMIPKFPNNRGPEVYKGKVLHTLDYCKMNQEETTKLLKGKKVVIFGFKKSAIDLAYECALENQGPEGQTCTMVIRTLRWTVPHYSVWGLPFSMFYSTRAAQFLQERPNQGFFRSLICTALSPMRKMVSKIIESYLTWTLPLEKYGLKPDHPFEEDYASCQMPILPENFFCEAEKGKIDFKRASKWGFYEGGVELDDGSRLEADVVVLATGFDGKQKLNAMIPDPFRSLLEFPSGMMPLYKGTINPLIPNMAFVGYIESVSNLHTAEIRCKWLSRLVDDQFKLPSVEKMLGDTMEEIDIMKRTTRFYKRSCISTFSINHTDEICEEMGWKPWRKSNWIAEAFSPYNSLDYAEKED